Below is a genomic region from Pseudomonas frederiksbergensis.
TACCGATATCGAAGCTACTCTGAAAGCCTCCGAAATCAGCCGTGACCGCATCGAAGATGCGCGCAACGTTCTGAAAGAAGGCGAAGAAGTTGAAGCCAAGATCATCAGCGTTGACCGCAAGAGCCGTGTAATCCAGCTCTCGATCAAGTCGAAAGACGTTGAAGACGAGAAAGAAGCTATCCAGAGCCTGCGCGACAAGCCAGCCTCGGACAGCATCGCTGCTGGTCCTACCACTCTGGGCGACCTGTTGCGTGCACAAATGGAAAAACAGAACTAAGTTCTGTCGGACCATAGAAAAAGGGCGACTTCGGTCGCCCTTTTTTGTGCCTGCGATTTGAGGGGGCTGTTCAATGGGGGGCAATGCTTGTGTAAGGTCATCTGTTGTTCAGGCGTATCAATCGCCTATTCAGAGCTAGGCTTTAGCTTGAACTGAGTATTAGTTGGGTGTGATGCCTGACATAAGGAAGGGAATGAACAAGCTCATTGTCGTGTTGGCAGTGCTGGTCCTGGTGGGTTGTACCACCAGCGCCAAAACTCATGTGGTACGTGGCGTAAGCGGTATAGAGATCGATTGCTCGGGGCTCGGATCAGGTTGGGATAAGTGCTACAAGCGTGCTGCGAAGGAGTGTAAGGCTGAGGGGTACAAGGTCATAAGCAAGTCCAGTGATGCCAAAGAAGAGGGTGAGGATTATCCTTTTGGCTGGAATCCGGCCGGTTATCTCACTCGCACGATGCTGATCATCTGCAGGTAACGGCTCGGTACATCTCTGGGTGTGGAAGGGGGGGGCTCTCCGGGAGGGAGAGGTTCGCGGCGTCTGCGAGGTAGTGCAGATAAGTCAATATATAGGCTGTTCAAAATCCTTCGGGCATGCTAAAACCTTTGGAGCGCTGATCTAGCTGCTTGAAAAAGAAGGGAAAAATATGACGAAGTCGGAGTTGATCGAACGAATTGTCACCCATCAGGGGTTGCTCTCATCCAAGGATGTCGAGCTGGCCATCAAGACTATGCTTGAACAAATGTCCCAGTGCTTGGCCACCGGTGATCGAATCGAGATCCGCGGCTTTGGCAGCTTCTCATTGCACTATCGTGCACCACGTGTCGGCCGTAATCCGAAGACCGGTCAGTCTGTAAGTCTCGATGGAAAGTTTGTTCCTCATTTCAAGCCGGGCAAAGAGCTGCGAGATCGAGTGAACGAAGACGAGGAGGACGGGGTTTGACAGTGTTGATTCAAGGGGTAGTTCGTGCGTAATCTCAGGCGCGTTGTCTTCGTGGTTTTTGTTCTTCTGCTTATCTTGGCGATCCTGGGATTCGTTCTTGAGAATCAGCAGGCTGTTTCTTTGTTGTTCTTCGGTTGGGCTGGTCCACAACTGCCTGTGTCTGTTGTCGTGGTAATAGCATTGTTGGTTGGGATGCTGATCGGTCCCTGTATTGCCTGGATGTTTGGCCGCATCGCACGGGTTCGCCGCAAGCGCTTGGCTTGACTCTTATACCGCCGCCGGTAGAGGCGCTTTGTTGGTAGTTGCTCGATAGTCAGGGCGGGGTGCTGTTTATTCTTGATGCTGCGCTGCCGAAAGCCTAGAGCTTTGAGGTCCCTGTTGCGACGCCGAGGTTGCTGAGTCGACTCGCAATTGATGTGTTTGGCGCTGCTATTCCAGCGTTTTTTCTGCCATCAAAGGTGAGTAATGCAATTTTTGGTCAAATAGTATGCCAGTGTTTTTTTGCTTTGCCCGCCTATCCACACCTTCTTGAGGGGGGATAGCGCCTTGCCTACAAATCGCAAACATGCGATCCTCCTCGCGATATTCTTAAGTGCCCAGCACTGATATATAGATTGATGAAATT
It encodes:
- the ihfB gene encoding integration host factor subunit beta — protein: MTKSELIERIVTHQGLLSSKDVELAIKTMLEQMSQCLATGDRIEIRGFGSFSLHYRAPRVGRNPKTGQSVSLDGKFVPHFKPGKELRDRVNEDEEDGV
- a CDS encoding LapA family protein, with protein sequence MRNLRRVVFVVFVLLLILAILGFVLENQQAVSLLFFGWAGPQLPVSVVVVIALLVGMLIGPCIAWMFGRIARVRRKRLA